The following proteins are co-located in the Paenibacillus sp. JNUCC32 genome:
- a CDS encoding ABC transporter substrate-binding protein — translation MRKTATRLLVLILMLSFVLAGCSGGNDNPGSAGKEGGMPDSGEKVTINVFAHQGSDMDLKTNKFTKKMEEQFGIQFNWTTVPFDGAAEKRQISLASGDYPDLYMLIPWVDRFSQTDLLKFGQQGVIIPLNELIDEHAPHIKEVLENNEYYKAMNTAPDGNIYGLTGLNECFHCSYPNKMWINTKWLDQLGLAQPTTPEEFKAVLEAFKTQDPNGNGKADEVPLSGSVENFGVHVIPYLMNGFIYNDDRTYLIMKEGQVDTAANKPEWREALAYIKSLYDGGLIDPGAFTQNAGAYKKIGDNADAQLLGAGAGMHPALFLTTGEDAPYSKDYNPLPPLRGPHADFATFNYPIDPGASFVLTNKASKEAQIAAIQMLDYFYTQEGAMLSYLGEEGKSWRKPQDGEIALNDKVEPLYKAIPLEPGEQPRNDNWGALTQYNHHRAYRDAEVQGTDIYADDGYERRLYEATLLMEGKEPQDIFPHWALWVDPLVADEASMMQTNIKDYIDQNALLFITGAKSLDKDWDDYVKGLEGLNMRRYIEIMQAAYDSSTISK, via the coding sequence TTGAGGAAAACAGCAACTCGTCTGCTTGTTCTCATACTGATGCTTAGTTTCGTGCTTGCCGGATGCTCCGGCGGAAATGACAACCCGGGAAGCGCAGGGAAGGAAGGCGGCATGCCGGACTCCGGCGAGAAGGTAACGATCAACGTTTTTGCCCATCAAGGATCGGATATGGATCTGAAAACCAACAAGTTTACGAAAAAAATGGAAGAGCAATTCGGCATCCAATTCAATTGGACAACCGTTCCGTTTGACGGCGCGGCCGAAAAACGGCAAATCTCGCTCGCGTCCGGCGACTATCCGGATTTGTATATGCTTATTCCATGGGTAGACCGTTTCTCGCAGACGGACTTATTGAAGTTCGGACAGCAGGGGGTGATCATCCCGCTGAACGAACTGATCGATGAGCATGCTCCGCACATTAAGGAAGTGCTGGAGAACAACGAATATTATAAAGCGATGAACACCGCGCCGGATGGCAACATTTACGGATTGACCGGCTTAAACGAATGCTTCCACTGCTCCTACCCGAATAAAATGTGGATCAATACGAAGTGGCTTGATCAGCTGGGGCTTGCGCAGCCGACAACGCCGGAAGAATTCAAAGCGGTTCTCGAGGCCTTCAAGACACAGGATCCGAACGGCAACGGCAAGGCGGACGAAGTGCCGCTCAGCGGATCCGTCGAAAATTTCGGCGTTCACGTAATCCCGTACCTTATGAACGGCTTTATATACAACGACGACAGAACGTATCTCATCATGAAGGAGGGCCAGGTAGACACCGCCGCGAACAAACCGGAATGGCGGGAAGCGCTGGCCTACATCAAATCGCTTTATGATGGGGGGCTCATTGACCCGGGAGCCTTTACGCAAAATGCAGGCGCGTACAAAAAAATCGGGGATAACGCGGACGCACAGCTGTTGGGCGCCGGGGCCGGCATGCATCCCGCCTTGTTCCTGACGACGGGAGAAGACGCGCCGTACAGCAAGGACTATAACCCGCTTCCGCCTTTGCGAGGACCGCATGCCGATTTTGCAACATTCAACTATCCGATTGATCCGGGCGCATCCTTCGTCCTGACGAATAAAGCGAGCAAAGAGGCCCAAATCGCCGCCATTCAAATGCTGGACTATTTCTACACGCAAGAAGGCGCGATGCTTTCCTACCTCGGTGAAGAAGGCAAAAGCTGGCGTAAGCCGCAGGATGGAGAAATCGCGCTGAACGATAAAGTGGAGCCGCTCTATAAAGCGATCCCGCTTGAACCCGGGGAGCAGCCCCGCAATGACAATTGGGGAGCATTAACCCAATATAACCATCACCGGGCATACCGCGATGCCGAGGTTCAGGGCACGGATATTTACGCCGATGACGGTTACGAACGCCGCCTGTACGAGGCAACGCTATTGATGGAAGGCAAGGAGCCGCAAGATATCTTCCCGCACTGGGCGCTATGGGTAGACCCGCTGGTTGCCGATGAAGCCAGCATGATGCAGACGAACATCAAGGACTATATTGACCAGAACGCCTTGCTGTTCATCACCGGTGCCAAGAGCCTGGATAAGGATTGGGATGATTACGTGAAAGGGCTGGAGGGTCTGAACATGCGGCGTTATATTGAAATCA
- a CDS encoding carbohydrate ABC transporter permease, with product MNALRAHSGSRRSVRIKESLGDRIFLSVTYILLILVLIAVLYPLIYIVSSSLSSPSAVSAGKVWLWPVDVSLAGYEAVFRNGQVLTGYANSLFYTVAGTFISVSLTIMVAYPLSKKSFFGRTPLMVFITFTMLFSGGLIPTYLVVKSMGMIDTRWALLIPNAIWVWQVIIARTFFQTSIPDELSEAADIDGCSDIRYIFSVVLPLAKPIIAVLSLMYAVGQWNAYFDALIYLKSQSLYPLQLILRSILILGSGTGNMDAGEMVKQQQMAELMKYSLIVVASLPVLVIYPFVQRYFVQGMLIGSVKG from the coding sequence ATGAACGCATTGCGGGCCCATTCCGGAAGCCGACGGAGCGTGAGGATCAAGGAGTCGCTGGGGGACCGTATTTTTCTGAGCGTGACCTACATCTTGCTGATCTTGGTTTTAATTGCCGTCCTGTATCCGCTTATTTACATCGTAAGCTCGTCCCTGAGCAGTCCAAGTGCCGTCTCTGCAGGCAAGGTGTGGCTGTGGCCGGTCGACGTATCGCTCGCAGGGTACGAGGCGGTGTTCCGAAACGGCCAGGTGCTGACAGGCTATGCCAATTCGCTGTTTTATACCGTTGCCGGTACGTTCATCAGCGTATCCCTGACCATCATGGTCGCTTACCCGCTGTCGAAAAAGTCATTCTTCGGCCGCACGCCGCTTATGGTTTTCATTACTTTCACCATGCTGTTCTCCGGCGGGTTGATCCCGACCTATCTGGTCGTCAAATCGATGGGCATGATCGATACCCGCTGGGCGCTGCTCATTCCGAATGCCATTTGGGTATGGCAGGTCATTATCGCCAGAACCTTCTTCCAGACCTCGATCCCGGATGAGCTTTCCGAGGCGGCAGACATCGACGGGTGCAGCGACATCCGCTACATTTTCAGCGTCGTTCTTCCGCTTGCCAAACCGATTATCGCCGTGCTCTCGCTTATGTATGCGGTGGGGCAGTGGAACGCCTATTTCGATGCCTTGATCTACTTGAAATCGCAATCGCTCTATCCGCTTCAGCTCATTCTCCGCAGCATTCTCATCCTGGGAAGCGGAACGGGCAATATGGACGCCGGGGAGATGGTGAAGCAGCAGCAAATGGCCGAGCTCATGAAATACTCGCTTATTGTGGTGGCAAGCCTCCCGGTGCTGGTGATCTATCCGTTCGTGCAGCGCTATTTCGTGCAAGGCATGCTGATTGGCTCCGTGAAGGGCTGA